A region from the Indicator indicator isolate 239-I01 chromosome 4, UM_Iind_1.1, whole genome shotgun sequence genome encodes:
- the MADD gene encoding MAP kinase-activating death domain protein isoform X6, with the protein MVQKKKICPRLLDYLVIIGARQPSSDSVAQTPELLRRYPLEDHVDFPLPPDVVFFCQPEGCLSVRQKRMSFRDDTSFVFTLTDKDTGVIRYGICVNFYRSFQKRVPKEKAEGTGSHRARDGQKVPKSGDASVPQEEAGTESSESGSSLQAPSTESTPDVNRSPCSKRLAKGSHRSRNSTLTSLCILSHYPFFSTFRECLYTLKRLVDCCSERLLGKKLGIPRGVQRDTMWRIFTGSLLVEEKSSALLHDLREIEAWIYRLLRSPMPVAGQKRVDVEVLPHELQPALTFALPDPSRFNLVDFPLHLPLELLGVDACLQVLTCILLEHKVVLQSRDYNALSMSVMAFVAMIYPLEYMFPVIPLLPTCMASAEQLLLAPTPYIIGVPASFFLYKLDFKMPDDVWLIDLDTNRVIVPTNAESLPALPEPEASELKKHLKQALASMSLNTQPILNLEKFHEGQEVPLLLGKPQNDLQSTPSTEFNPLIYGNDVDSVDVATRVAMVRFFNSPNVLQGFQMHTRTLRLFPRPVVAFQANSFLASRPKQTPFADKLSRTQAVEYFGEWSLNPTNYAFQRIHNNTFDPALIGDKPKWYAHQLQPIHYRVYDSNSQLAEALNVPAEKETDSDPTDDSGSDSVDYDDSSSSYSSLGDFVSEMMKCDINGDTPNVDPLTHAALGDASEVEFDDFQEYSGDLDEQAMDSENSQENNQPRSSSSTTASSSPSTVIHGVNHESADSAETEEKLVAAFSNHLPSLPLQPSFPRLSLDRRDSDSAAGSMSSSEGVVRKQEYDNPYFEPQYGFPAEDEDDEQEESYTPRFNQNLGGSRSQKLLRPNSLKLANDSDADSDSRASSPNSTVSNNSSEGFGGIMSFASSLYRNHSTSFSLSNLALPTKVGRDKNTPFPSLKVFGLNTIMEIITEAGPVSNEGNRRALVDQKSSVIKHSPTVKRESPSPQGRTSNSSENQQFLKEVVHNVLDGQGVGWLNMKRVRRLLESEQLRVFVLSKLNRTVQSEEDARQDVIQDVEISRKVYKGMLDLLKCTVLSLEQSYANAGLGGMASVFSLLEIAHTHYYNKEPEKRKRSPTDGSVTPVGKDSASSPRVEPKPAVHLPVPQLMPKAASPTGKGPREFDTRSLKEENFIASIGPEGVKHFDLGETDEKKSQISADSGLSLASGSQKSDFDLLPSGAPAVMVRSTSQDSEVSTVVSNSSGETLGADSDLSSNAGDGPSLENGGNLTGSRGTVSDSEIETNSATNSIFAKSHNLKQSVKDSKGSTPGRGPEDGNQRVYLYEGLLGKERSTLWDQMQFWEDAFLDAVMLEREGMGMDQGPQEMIDRYLSLGEHDRKRLEDDEDRLLATLLHNMIAYMLMIKVNKNDIRKKVRRLMGKSHIGLVHSQQINDVLDKLANLSGRELPVRPSGSRHIKKQTFVVHAGTDTTGDIFFMEVCDDCIVLRSNIGTVYERWWYEKLINMTYCPKTKVLCLWRRNGQETQLNKFYTKKCRELYYCVKDSMERAAARQQSIKPGPELGGEFPVQDMKTGEGGLLQVTLEGINLKFMHSQVFIELNHIKKCNTVRGVFVLEEFVPETKEVVSHKYKTPMAHEICYSVLCLFSYVAAIRGREAENKSKPPRPVSS; encoded by the exons ATggtgcagaaaaagaaaatctgcccTCGGTTACTCGACTATCTTGTGATCATTGGAGCCAG GCAGCCAAGTAGTGATAGTGTTGCTCAGACTCCTGAACTGCTGAGACGTTACCCTCTAGAAGACCACGTGGACTTCCCTCTGCCACCTGATGTTGTGTTCTTCTGCCAACCAGAAGGATGTCTGAGCGTGCGGCAAAAACGCATGAGCTTCCGTGACGACACTTCCTTCGTCTTTACGCTCACGGACAAGGATACAGGCGTGATTCGCTATGGAATCTGTGTCAACTTCTACCGCTCCTTCCAGAAGCGAGTAcccaaggagaaggctgaaggcaCAGGGAGTCATCGAGCTCGGGATGGACAGAAAGTCCCCAAATCTGGGGATGCATCTGTACCCCAAGAGGAAGCGGGCACTGAGAGTTCAGAGAGTGGTTCTTCACTGCAGGCTCCAAGTACGGAGTCTACACCAGATGTGAATCGATCACCGTGCAGTAAGCGTCTAGCCAAAGGCAGCCATCGCTCTCGGAACAGCACTCTGACTTCTCTGTGCATCCTTAGTCATTATCCCTTCTTTTCCACCTTTCGTGAATGTCTGTACACCCTCAAGAGACTTGTGGACTGCTGTAGTGAGAGATTGTTGGGCAAGAAGTTGGGGATTCCTCGTGGGGTGCAGAG GGATACAATGTGGCGGATTTTCACAGGCTCCCTGCTGGTGGAAGAGAAGTCCAGTGCATTGCTACATGACTTGCGGGAGATTGAGGCCTGGATATACCGGCTGCTCCGTTCACCCATGCCTGTTGCTGGTCAGAAGCGGGTGGATGTTGAAGTCTTGCCACATGAGTTGCAGCCAGCTTTGACCTTTGCTCTTCCTGATCCGTCCCGCTTCAACTTGGTGGATTTTCCGTTACACCTGCCTTTGGAGTTGTTGGGAGTGGATGCCTGCCTGCAGGTGCTGACCTGCATCCTTCTGGAGCACAAG GTTGTATTACAGTCCCGAGATTATAATGCACTCTCAATGTCTGTGATGGCCTTTGTGGCTATGATCTACCCTTTAGAGTACATGTTCCCAGTGatccctctgcttcccacctGCATGGCCTCTGCAGAACAG TTGCTTCTAGCCCCTACACCTTATATCATTGGTGTTCCAGCAAGTTTCTTCCTTTACAAATTGGATTTTAAGATGCCTGATGATGTGTGGCTTATTGACCTGGATACCAACAGG GTGATTGTTCCCACAAATGCAGAATCcttgccagcactgccagaaccAGAAGCTTCAGAGCTGAAAAAGCATCTGAAACAG GCACTGGCCAGTATGAGTCTGAATACTCAGCCCATTCTTAATCTAGAGAAGTTCCATGAGGGGCAGGAGGTGCCGCTACTGctgggaaaaccacagaatgaTTTGCAGTCTACTCCTTCTACAGAATTCAACCCTCTGATCTATGGCAATGATGTAGACTCAGTGGATGTGGCCACCAG ggTTGCTATGGTGAGATTCTTCAACTCACCAAATGTTTTACAAGGTTTCCAGATGCATACTCGCACTCTTCGTCTCTTCCCACGACCAGTGGTGGCATTCCAGGCAAATTCTTTTCTTGCCTCTAGACCGAAGCAGACACCTTTTGCAGATAAGCTTTCCAGGACTCAGGCAGTAGAATATTTTGGAGAATGGTCACTCAACCCTACTAACTATGCCTTCCAAAGAATTCATAACA ACAcgtttgacccagcactgattgGTGACAAACCAAAGTGGTATGCTCACCAGCTGCAGCCCATCCACTATCGTGTCTATGACAGTAATTCACAGCTGGCTGAAGCACTGAAtgtcccagcagagaaagaaacagattCTGACCCCACTGATGACAG TGGCAGTGACAGTGTTGACTATGACGACTCGAGTTCCTCCTACTCCTCCCTCGGGGACTTTGTCAGTGAGATGATGAAATGCGACATTAATGGTGATACCCCAA ATGTTGACCCCCTGACTCATGCAGCTCTTGGTGATGCTAGTGAAGTGGAATTTGATGATTTTCAAGAATATTCAGGGGACCTGGATGAACAGGCCATGGACAGTGAAAACTCCCAAGAGAACAACCAGCCTCGTTCAAGTTCCAGTACTACAGCCAGtagcagccccagcactgtcATCCATGGAGTGAATCAT GAGTCAGCAGATtcagcagaaacagaagagaagtTGGTTGCTGCATTTTCAAACCATCTCCCTTCCTTGCCACTGCAACCAAGCTTTCCCAGGTTAAGCTTGGATCGTCGTGACAGTGACAGTGCGGCTGGCAGCATGAGCTCCTCAGAAGGGGTGGTGAGGAAGCAAGAGTATGACAATCCATACTTTGAACCACAGTATGGTTTTCCTGCAgaggatgaagatgatgagcAGGAAGAAAGCTACACCCCGAGATTTAACCAGAATCTCGGTGGAAGCAG GTCTCAGAAGTTACTCCGACCAAACAGTTTAAAACTGGCCAATGATTCTGATGCAGATTCAGATTCCAGGGCCAGCTCTCCAAACTCTACTGTCTCCAATAACAGCAGTGAAGGTTTTGGGGGCATCATGTCTTTTGCAA GCAGCCTGTACAGAAACCACAGCACAAGTTTCAGTCTGTCCAACTTAGCCCTACCAACCAAAGTTGGGAGAGACAAGAATACTCCCTTTCCCAGTCTGAAAG TATTTGGGTTAAATACTATAATGGAGATTATTACTGAAGCTGGCCCAGTAAGCAATGAAG GAAACAGGCGAGCCCTTGTGGATCAAAAGTCTTCAGTCATTAAGCACAGCCCAACGGTGAAGAGAGAATCTCCATCGCCTCAGGGACGAACTAGCAATTCCAG TGAGAACCAGCAGTTCCTGAAGGAGGTGGTACACAATGTTCTAGATGGACAAGGTGTTGGCTGGCTAAACATGAAGAGAGTCCGACGTCTGTTGGAGAGTGAGCAGCTCCGTGTCTTTGTGCTAAGCAAGCTGAATCGCACGGTCCAGTCTGAAGAAGATGCTCGACAGGATGTCATACAGGATGTG GAAATCAGCCGCAAGGTCTATAAGGGCATGCTGGACCTGCTGAAGTGCACTgtgttgagcctggagcagTCCTATGCAAATGCTGGCCTGGGAGGCATGGCCAGTGTTTTTAGTCTGCTGGAGATAGCACATACTCACTATTACAACAAAG aaccagaaaaaagaaaacggAGTCCAACAGATGGATCTGTCACTCCAGTTGGAAAGGATTCTGCATCCTCCCCAAGAGTGGAGCCAAAACCTGCAGTGCATCTGCCAGTACCTCAGCTGATGCCAAAAGCAGCAAGCCCTACAGGCAAAGGGCCAAGGGAGTTTGACACAAGGagtttaaaggaagaaaattttattGCTTCCATTG gaCCAGAAGGTGTGAAACACTTTGATTTGGGAGAAAcggatgaaaaaaaatcccaaatcagTGCAGACAGTGGCCTTAGTTTGGCTTCAGGGTCTCAG AAGAGTGATTTCGATTTGCTGCCCAGCGGAGCACCAGCAGTTATGGTCCGAAGTACAAGCCAGGATTCTGAAGTTAGCACAGTG GTTAGTAACAGTTCTGGAGAGACATTAGGAGCAGACAGTGACTTGAGTAGCAATGCTGGTGATGGCCCAAGTTTGGAAAATGGTGGCAATTTGACAGGATCCAGAGGCACTGTGTCAGACAGTGAAATTGAGACAAACTCTGCTACTAACTCTATCTTT GCAAAGTCTCACAATCTGAAGCAGAGTGTGAAGGACAGCAAAGGCAGTACTCCAGGAAGAGGTCCAGAGGATGGGAACCAACGTGTCTATCTCTATGAAGGACTTTTgg GCAAAGAGCGTTCAACTTTATGGGACCAGATGCAGTTCTGGGAAGATGCTTTTTTGGATGCCGTGATGTTAGAGAGAGAAGGAATGGGGATGGACCAGGGACCTCAGGAAATGATAGACAG GTATCTTTCCCTGGGAGAACATGATCGAAAGCGTTTGGAGGATGATGAGGACCGCTTGTTGGCTACACTGCTGCATAATATGATTGCTTATATGCTTATGATAAAG GTGAACAAGAatgacattaggaaaaaggTACGTCGTCTAATGGGAAAATCACATATTGGATTGGTGCACAGCCAGCAAATCAATGATGTCCTGGACAAACTTGCCAATCTG AGTGGACGTGAGCTTCCTGTGAGACCCAGTGGCAGTCGTCACATCAAGAAGCAGACTTTTGTGGTACATGCTGGGACAGACACAACAGGAGACATATTTTTCATGGAG GTATGTGATGATTGCATTGTGCTGAGAAGCAACATCGGAACTGTGTATGAACGTTGGTGGTATGAGAAACTCATCAACATGACTTACTGTCCCAAAACAAAAGTGCTGTGCCTTTGGAGGAGGAATGGTCAGGAAACACAACTGAACAAGTTCTACACAAAGAAG TGTCGGGAATTATACTACTGTGTAAAAGACAGtatggagagagcagcagcaagacagCAAAGCATTAAACCAG GTCCTGAGTTGGGTGGTGAGTTTCCTGTGCAAGATATGAAAACTGGTGAAGGAGGTCTTCTTCAGGTCACACTGGAAGGAATTAACCTGAAGTTTATGCACAGTCAG
- the MADD gene encoding MAP kinase-activating death domain protein isoform X20, which yields MVQKKKICPRLLDYLVIIGARQPSSDSVAQTPELLRRYPLEDHVDFPLPPDVVFFCQPEGCLSVRQKRMSFRDDTSFVFTLTDKDTGVIRYGICVNFYRSFQKRVPKEKAEGTGSHRARDGQKVPKSGDASVPQEEAGTESSESGSSLQAPSTESTPDVNRSPCSKRLAKGSHRSRNSTLTSLCILSHYPFFSTFRECLYTLKRLVDCCSERLLGKKLGIPRGVQRDTMWRIFTGSLLVEEKSSALLHDLREIEAWIYRLLRSPMPVAGQKRVDVEVLPHELQPALTFALPDPSRFNLVDFPLHLPLELLGVDACLQVLTCILLEHKVVLQSRDYNALSMSVMAFVAMIYPLEYMFPVIPLLPTCMASAEQLLLAPTPYIIGVPASFFLYKLDFKMPDDVWLIDLDTNRVIVPTNAESLPALPEPEASELKKHLKQALASMSLNTQPILNLEKFHEGQEVPLLLGKPQNDLQSTPSTEFNPLIYGNDVDSVDVATRVAMVRFFNSPNVLQGFQMHTRTLRLFPRPVVAFQANSFLASRPKQTPFADKLSRTQAVEYFGEWSLNPTNYAFQRIHNNTFDPALIGDKPKWYAHQLQPIHYRVYDSNSQLAEALNVPAEKETDSDPTDDSGSDSVDYDDSSSSYSSLGDFVSEMMKCDINGDTPTLGDASEVEFDDFQEYSGDLDEQAMDSENSQENNQPRSSSSTTASSSPSTVIHGVNHESADSAETEEKLVAAFSNHLPSLPLQPSFPRLSLDRRDSDSAAGSQKLLRPNSLKLANDSDADSDSRASSPNSTVSNNSSEGFGGIMSFASSLYRNHSTSFSLSNLALPTKVGRDKNTPFPSLKVFGLNTIMEIITEAGPVSNEGNRRALVDQKSSVIKHSPTVKRESPSPQGRTSNSSENQQFLKEVVHNVLDGQGVGWLNMKRVRRLLESEQLRVFVLSKLNRTVQSEEDARQDVIQDVEISRKVYKGMLDLLKCTVLSLEQSYANAGLGGMASVFSLLEIAHTHYYNKEPEKRKRSPTDGSVTPVGKDSASSPRVEPKPAVHLPVPQLMPKAASPTGKGPREFDTRSLKEENFIASIGPEGVKHFDLGETDEKKSQISADSGLSLASGSQKSDFDLLPSGAPAVMVRSTSQDSEVSNSSGETLGADSDLSSNAGDGPSLENGGNLTGSRGTVSDSEIETNSATNSIFAKSHNLKQSVKDSKGSTPGRGPEDGNQRVYLYEGLLGRDKGSVWDQLEDAAMETFSMSKERSTLWDQMQFWEDAFLDAVMLEREGMGMDQGPQEMIDRYLSLGEHDRKRLEDDEDRLLATLLHNMIAYMLMIKVNKNDIRKKVRRLMGKSHIGLVHSQQINDVLDKLANLSGRELPVRPSGSRHIKKQTFVVHAGTDTTGDIFFMEVCDDCIVLRSNIGTVYERWWYEKLINMTYCPKTKVLCLWRRNGQETQLNKFYTKKCRELYYCVKDSMERAAARQQSIKPGPELGGEFPVQDMKTGEGGLLQVTLEGINLKFMHSQVFIELNHIKKCNTVRGVFVLEEFVPETKEVVSHKYKTPMAHEICYSVLCLFSYVAAIRGREAENKSKPPRPVSS from the exons ATggtgcagaaaaagaaaatctgcccTCGGTTACTCGACTATCTTGTGATCATTGGAGCCAG GCAGCCAAGTAGTGATAGTGTTGCTCAGACTCCTGAACTGCTGAGACGTTACCCTCTAGAAGACCACGTGGACTTCCCTCTGCCACCTGATGTTGTGTTCTTCTGCCAACCAGAAGGATGTCTGAGCGTGCGGCAAAAACGCATGAGCTTCCGTGACGACACTTCCTTCGTCTTTACGCTCACGGACAAGGATACAGGCGTGATTCGCTATGGAATCTGTGTCAACTTCTACCGCTCCTTCCAGAAGCGAGTAcccaaggagaaggctgaaggcaCAGGGAGTCATCGAGCTCGGGATGGACAGAAAGTCCCCAAATCTGGGGATGCATCTGTACCCCAAGAGGAAGCGGGCACTGAGAGTTCAGAGAGTGGTTCTTCACTGCAGGCTCCAAGTACGGAGTCTACACCAGATGTGAATCGATCACCGTGCAGTAAGCGTCTAGCCAAAGGCAGCCATCGCTCTCGGAACAGCACTCTGACTTCTCTGTGCATCCTTAGTCATTATCCCTTCTTTTCCACCTTTCGTGAATGTCTGTACACCCTCAAGAGACTTGTGGACTGCTGTAGTGAGAGATTGTTGGGCAAGAAGTTGGGGATTCCTCGTGGGGTGCAGAG GGATACAATGTGGCGGATTTTCACAGGCTCCCTGCTGGTGGAAGAGAAGTCCAGTGCATTGCTACATGACTTGCGGGAGATTGAGGCCTGGATATACCGGCTGCTCCGTTCACCCATGCCTGTTGCTGGTCAGAAGCGGGTGGATGTTGAAGTCTTGCCACATGAGTTGCAGCCAGCTTTGACCTTTGCTCTTCCTGATCCGTCCCGCTTCAACTTGGTGGATTTTCCGTTACACCTGCCTTTGGAGTTGTTGGGAGTGGATGCCTGCCTGCAGGTGCTGACCTGCATCCTTCTGGAGCACAAG GTTGTATTACAGTCCCGAGATTATAATGCACTCTCAATGTCTGTGATGGCCTTTGTGGCTATGATCTACCCTTTAGAGTACATGTTCCCAGTGatccctctgcttcccacctGCATGGCCTCTGCAGAACAG TTGCTTCTAGCCCCTACACCTTATATCATTGGTGTTCCAGCAAGTTTCTTCCTTTACAAATTGGATTTTAAGATGCCTGATGATGTGTGGCTTATTGACCTGGATACCAACAGG GTGATTGTTCCCACAAATGCAGAATCcttgccagcactgccagaaccAGAAGCTTCAGAGCTGAAAAAGCATCTGAAACAG GCACTGGCCAGTATGAGTCTGAATACTCAGCCCATTCTTAATCTAGAGAAGTTCCATGAGGGGCAGGAGGTGCCGCTACTGctgggaaaaccacagaatgaTTTGCAGTCTACTCCTTCTACAGAATTCAACCCTCTGATCTATGGCAATGATGTAGACTCAGTGGATGTGGCCACCAG ggTTGCTATGGTGAGATTCTTCAACTCACCAAATGTTTTACAAGGTTTCCAGATGCATACTCGCACTCTTCGTCTCTTCCCACGACCAGTGGTGGCATTCCAGGCAAATTCTTTTCTTGCCTCTAGACCGAAGCAGACACCTTTTGCAGATAAGCTTTCCAGGACTCAGGCAGTAGAATATTTTGGAGAATGGTCACTCAACCCTACTAACTATGCCTTCCAAAGAATTCATAACA ACAcgtttgacccagcactgattgGTGACAAACCAAAGTGGTATGCTCACCAGCTGCAGCCCATCCACTATCGTGTCTATGACAGTAATTCACAGCTGGCTGAAGCACTGAAtgtcccagcagagaaagaaacagattCTGACCCCACTGATGACAG TGGCAGTGACAGTGTTGACTATGACGACTCGAGTTCCTCCTACTCCTCCCTCGGGGACTTTGTCAGTGAGATGATGAAATGCGACATTAATGGTGATACCCCAA CTCTTGGTGATGCTAGTGAAGTGGAATTTGATGATTTTCAAGAATATTCAGGGGACCTGGATGAACAGGCCATGGACAGTGAAAACTCCCAAGAGAACAACCAGCCTCGTTCAAGTTCCAGTACTACAGCCAGtagcagccccagcactgtcATCCATGGAGTGAATCAT GAGTCAGCAGATtcagcagaaacagaagagaagtTGGTTGCTGCATTTTCAAACCATCTCCCTTCCTTGCCACTGCAACCAAGCTTTCCCAGGTTAAGCTTGGATCGTCGTGACAGTGACAGTGCGGCTG GGTCTCAGAAGTTACTCCGACCAAACAGTTTAAAACTGGCCAATGATTCTGATGCAGATTCAGATTCCAGGGCCAGCTCTCCAAACTCTACTGTCTCCAATAACAGCAGTGAAGGTTTTGGGGGCATCATGTCTTTTGCAA GCAGCCTGTACAGAAACCACAGCACAAGTTTCAGTCTGTCCAACTTAGCCCTACCAACCAAAGTTGGGAGAGACAAGAATACTCCCTTTCCCAGTCTGAAAG TATTTGGGTTAAATACTATAATGGAGATTATTACTGAAGCTGGCCCAGTAAGCAATGAAG GAAACAGGCGAGCCCTTGTGGATCAAAAGTCTTCAGTCATTAAGCACAGCCCAACGGTGAAGAGAGAATCTCCATCGCCTCAGGGACGAACTAGCAATTCCAG TGAGAACCAGCAGTTCCTGAAGGAGGTGGTACACAATGTTCTAGATGGACAAGGTGTTGGCTGGCTAAACATGAAGAGAGTCCGACGTCTGTTGGAGAGTGAGCAGCTCCGTGTCTTTGTGCTAAGCAAGCTGAATCGCACGGTCCAGTCTGAAGAAGATGCTCGACAGGATGTCATACAGGATGTG GAAATCAGCCGCAAGGTCTATAAGGGCATGCTGGACCTGCTGAAGTGCACTgtgttgagcctggagcagTCCTATGCAAATGCTGGCCTGGGAGGCATGGCCAGTGTTTTTAGTCTGCTGGAGATAGCACATACTCACTATTACAACAAAG aaccagaaaaaagaaaacggAGTCCAACAGATGGATCTGTCACTCCAGTTGGAAAGGATTCTGCATCCTCCCCAAGAGTGGAGCCAAAACCTGCAGTGCATCTGCCAGTACCTCAGCTGATGCCAAAAGCAGCAAGCCCTACAGGCAAAGGGCCAAGGGAGTTTGACACAAGGagtttaaaggaagaaaattttattGCTTCCATTG gaCCAGAAGGTGTGAAACACTTTGATTTGGGAGAAAcggatgaaaaaaaatcccaaatcagTGCAGACAGTGGCCTTAGTTTGGCTTCAGGGTCTCAG AAGAGTGATTTCGATTTGCTGCCCAGCGGAGCACCAGCAGTTATGGTCCGAAGTACAAGCCAGGATTCTGAA GTTAGTAACAGTTCTGGAGAGACATTAGGAGCAGACAGTGACTTGAGTAGCAATGCTGGTGATGGCCCAAGTTTGGAAAATGGTGGCAATTTGACAGGATCCAGAGGCACTGTGTCAGACAGTGAAATTGAGACAAACTCTGCTACTAACTCTATCTTT GCAAAGTCTCACAATCTGAAGCAGAGTGTGAAGGACAGCAAAGGCAGTACTCCAGGAAGAGGTCCAGAGGATGGGAACCAACGTGTCTATCTCTATGAAGGACTTTTgg GTAGGGATAAAGGATCTGTCTGGGACCAGTTAGAGGATGCTGCAATGGAAACCTTCTCTATGA GCAAAGAGCGTTCAACTTTATGGGACCAGATGCAGTTCTGGGAAGATGCTTTTTTGGATGCCGTGATGTTAGAGAGAGAAGGAATGGGGATGGACCAGGGACCTCAGGAAATGATAGACAG GTATCTTTCCCTGGGAGAACATGATCGAAAGCGTTTGGAGGATGATGAGGACCGCTTGTTGGCTACACTGCTGCATAATATGATTGCTTATATGCTTATGATAAAG GTGAACAAGAatgacattaggaaaaaggTACGTCGTCTAATGGGAAAATCACATATTGGATTGGTGCACAGCCAGCAAATCAATGATGTCCTGGACAAACTTGCCAATCTG AGTGGACGTGAGCTTCCTGTGAGACCCAGTGGCAGTCGTCACATCAAGAAGCAGACTTTTGTGGTACATGCTGGGACAGACACAACAGGAGACATATTTTTCATGGAG GTATGTGATGATTGCATTGTGCTGAGAAGCAACATCGGAACTGTGTATGAACGTTGGTGGTATGAGAAACTCATCAACATGACTTACTGTCCCAAAACAAAAGTGCTGTGCCTTTGGAGGAGGAATGGTCAGGAAACACAACTGAACAAGTTCTACACAAAGAAG TGTCGGGAATTATACTACTGTGTAAAAGACAGtatggagagagcagcagcaagacagCAAAGCATTAAACCAG GTCCTGAGTTGGGTGGTGAGTTTCCTGTGCAAGATATGAAAACTGGTGAAGGAGGTCTTCTTCAGGTCACACTGGAAGGAATTAACCTGAAGTTTATGCACAGTCAG